The following is a genomic window from Fundidesulfovibrio putealis DSM 16056.
AGATGAAGGCGCCCCAGCAATCCGTGGTGGCGTCCTCGCGCCAGCGGGTTACGGCCAGATCGTGCCAGCGGCTGTAGCCGCCGCCCGCATTGGTCGTCATCACGTGGTACCTGCCGTTGGACAGCAGGTGCACTTCCGGCATCGGCGTGTTGGGGTCTGTGAAGGCGCGCATGATCGCGTCCGCTTCCGCTGCGGCCGGGCGCGCGGAGGCGCTCACTTCCGCTGCGTGCGGGTGGAGCGTCGCCCCCTTCTTGGGCACGCGTTCCTGCAACAGCAGATCCGTGGCCCGCACCTGGGGGGAGGCCATGAAGCGGCGTTGCATGGGCTGGCCCAGAAGGACATGCTCGAAAGCCAGGAGGCTCATGCCCTGATGGTGCGCCATGAACGCCCGCACCACTGCGTGGCTCTTGCCGCGCAGCACGCGCGAGGGCGTGTAGTCCACGGCTTCGTAGAAGCCGTACGCGCCCTGGAATTCGCTGCTCGCCAGCGTTTGCAGATTGCGGCAGGCCTCCCTGGGCAGCACCATGAGGGCCAGCGCGCTGGCGTAGGGCGCGATCACCAGATCGTCCCCCAGGCCTCGCTTGAAGCCGAGCCCGGGGACGCCGAAGGCCCGGTACTGATAGACGTGGTGCACGTCGGTGGCGTTGTAGCAGGATTCGGATATTCCCCAGGGAACGCCGCGCTGGCGGCCATACTCGATCTGGCGGGACACCGCAGCCTTGCAGGTCTGCTCCAGCAGGGTGCTCTCGTAGCTGGGCATGACGAGTTGCGGCATGAGGTACTCGAACATGGAGCCGCTCCAGGAGATGAGGCTCACGTCGCGGCCATGGCTGGTGAGAAGCCTCCCCAGCGAGAACCAGTGCTTTTGCGGGATCTGCCCCTGGGCGATGAGCAGGAAGCTCGTCAGGCGTGCCTCCGACGCCAGCAGGTCGTAGCAGGAGGGGTCGCGGCGGCGTTCGCCCACGTCGTAGCCGATGGTAAGCAGGTCGCGCGACGTGTCGTAGAGAAATTCAAAATCCATTGCGGCCAGTTCCCGGCAACGCTCCATCATGTCGTCGATGATCGCCAGGCGCTCCAGCGCGGCTGCACGCTGTGATGCAAACCCGGCTGGCTGCATGGGGTCGATCACGCCCTGGGCCAGCTCCGCCAGTCCTGGAATGTCGCCCGCCGTGTGCGTGTCAGCGACCAGCGTCCTGATGTCGTCCTCAATCATGCGGGCCTGCTGGACGAACGCGTTCGCCCAGAAATTCAGTTCGTCGTCGAGTGCTGTTGGCGGCAGCGACGAGGCAAGCCCCTCGCCATGGCGGCGAATCTCGGCCAGGGCGATGCCGACAGCGGCCAGCGTTCGCGGCAGCCCGTCGCGCGTGAGGGCTTGCAGGGTGTCCTGAAGCAGCCTGATCTTCTTCGCGAGTTCGGGGATGCGTGAGGCGGGCGCGCATTCGGAGAGCACCTGCACGGTATCCTGAAGCCCGTGGAACGCGCGCGGGGAGAGCACCGGATGGTCTTTCAGCTCGGCAAGGCCCGCCTGCAACGTGAGCAGGCTTCCCGCCAGGTTGCCGCTGTCCACCGAGGAGACATACTGCGGGCGAAGCGGAGTCAGCGTGCGGGTGTCGTACCAGTTGTAGAAATGGCCGCGATAGCGCTCCAGCTTCTCCATGGTGGACATGGTGTTGCCCGCCAGCCGCAGAAATTCTCCGGCGGGGATATAACCGAAATCGTAGGCGGCCAATGCAGACAGCAGGGACATGCCCATGTTCGTTGGCGAGGTGCGCGAGGCGATGACCGCAGATGGATACTCCTGGAAGTTGTCGGGCGGGAGCCAGTTGTCCTGCGGCCCCACGAACTCCGCGAAGAAGCGCCACGTTCTCCTGGCGGACGCCCGCAGGAATTTCCGCTGTTCCTCTGTCAGATCTTGCGCAGGCGGCAGGAGTGGGAGGCTGATCCACCAGCCCACGGCGGGAGAGAGCAGCCACAGGAGCAGCACCGGCGCGCAGGAGATCAAGCCCGCAGGGTGGAGGGTCCACACCGCGAAGCCCAGCGCCGATGCCAGAAGCGGTGCGGCCCACATCTCAACGCAGAACGCCGCCAGCGTCCGGCGCGCGTTGCGCCGGGCATAGCTGGGCATGTGCCACAGCAGCAAACCGCGCCGGGTGAACAGCATCCGAAGGCCCGAGCGCAGGATCGCGTCCACGCAGATGAGCGCGTCGTACGGCAGGAAGGTGAGCGTCAGCAGGGCGAGCGCCAAAGGACGACCGGCTGATCTGCCCGCAAGCGCCGTGTGCACCAGCCAGTTGCGGTCGTCCGGTTTGCGGACGAGTTCTATGACGGCCCGCAACAGGTCGGGCAGGAACACCACGCCCGCCACCAGCAGGGTCCAGAACCACGGCGACCCCGGCCCGAGCAGCCAGCCGCCCGCCAGCAGGGCGAACAGCGACGGCGGCACAAGGCTGCGCCGGATGTTGTCGAAAATTTTCCAGACCGACAGGGCGGTGAGGGGATTGGGCTGCCGCCTTGATTTCGTTCCATCCGGCCCCGGCGGTCCAAGAACGCTCGGGAGCAGCCACCCGGCCAGTTGCCAGTCGCCACGGATCCACCTGTGGCGTCGGCTCGTCTCGATTGCGTAACTGGCGGGATGCTCCTCGATAAGGTCCACATCGGTCACCAGGGCGGAGCGGGCATAGCCGCTCTCCAGCAGGTCGTGGCTGAGGATGAGGTTCTCGGGAAAGCGCCCGTCCACGGCCTGGCGGAAGGCGTCCACATCATAGATGCCCTTGCCGATGAACGATCCTTCTCCGAAGAGATCCTGATAGACGTCGGACACTTCGCGCGAATAGGGGTCGATGCCGGACTCGCCCGCGAACAACTTGGTGAACAGCGAATGCCCCGCGCTGGTCAGGCTGATGGACGCGCGGGGTTGCAGGATGGCGTACCCGTCGACGATGCGCCCCTTCGCGGCGTCGTACACCGGCCTGTTGAGAGGGTGGGCGATGTTGCCGATGAGCGTGCGCGCCGTGTCGCGCGGCAGTTGCGTGTCCGTGTCCAGGGTGATGACGTACTTGATCGAGCCAAGGACGCCCAGGTCTCCGACGATGTCGGAGAATGCGGCGACGTCGCCGCCGCGCAGCACGGAGTTGAACTGCTCCAGCTTGCCGCGCTTGCGCTCAAAGCCCATCCAGACCTGTTCGTACGGATTCCAGACCCGTGGCCGGTGGAACAGGTAAAAGACGCAGGGGCGGTCGTCCCGGTAGGTCTCGTTGAGCGCCTGCACGGCCGCGCGGGCGTGCGACAGCAGCTCTTCATCTCCGGGGAGGGTGCGCTCGGGGGCGTCACGGTAATCCGTCAGCAAGGCAAAGAACAGATTGCGGTCGCGGTTCCCAAGGTATCGGATCTCCAGGGCTTCGAGAAGATCATCGATTTCCTGCGGCGTGCTGAGCAGGGTGGGGACTATCACCATGGTGCGGTGCGCAGATGGGATTCCCTTTGAAAAATCCATGCGCGGCAAGCCGCGCGGAGGCAGGAAAAGTGTGACCAGCAGGTTCACCAGGGAGACGGCCAGCGTGGAGACCCCGAGCACGCCAGCCACCGCCAGCAGCCAGTACCTCCAGTCATCCGGACCGGGCACGGAGATGCTGGCGAGCACGACCGACGCTGCCATTGCCGTGAGCACCAGGATGGAGCCGAGGTAGACGGCCAGCCGGAGTTGTCGGCTCGTTGCGCGAAGGCGCGATTTCAAAGTGGGGCGGAAGCCTACCGCCCTTTCCAGCACGTGGTGGCCCTGGTCGACCAGGTAGTACCCGACGTGCGCGGTTCGATTCCCGGTTCCAAACGCCTGGGCAGCGGCCTTGGCGAGGCTGAGCGTTTCACGCGCCACCTCCGGTTCGCTCCTGGGGCTGCCCTTGGCCACTTCCTCGATCACGTGGCGGTATCGGTCGCGGGTGGAAAAATCCTGAAGGGCATGCATTCCGGCCGGGTCCTCGCGCAGTGTCCGCTCGACCACGCTTTGCGACTCGACGTAATCGCGCCAGTCCATCGCGCCGATGAAGCGCAGGCTGCTGATGCTGTTGGCAATGGCGATCTGGTTGGCGGCAGCCGTCCTTCCGGCTGCTTCCGACAACTGGGTCGCCGTGACCCCCTGTTCCCGCAGCTTCTGCTCGACCCAGGTCTGCACAAAGGCCATGGCGGAGCCCTGGGCTTGAAGCCGTGCATAGAACTCTTCCACGAAGGGGGCAGTCAGGGGAACGTCCGCGTTGGCGAATTTGGCCAGTTGTTGGATAAGTTGTTTCGGCTCGAGCTCTGCGGTCGCGAGCATGCGGTCTGCCCAGAGGATGGCCGCATCCCTCTCTTCGCGC
Proteins encoded in this region:
- a CDS encoding GH36-type glycosyl hydrolase domain-containing protein, producing the protein MLAVQHRIDPKPGPDKLLPRLADNARVLLAAYDVVTASATQGQRIVPAEVWLLDNFYLIEQQIVMARRHLPRGYSRQLPRLADGASAGFPRIYELALELISHMDGRVDSDNAHQFIAAYQTVEPLRLGELWAFPIMLQLALLENIRRVGVRIARRREERDAAILWADRMLATAELEPKQLIQQLAKFANADVPLTAPFVEEFYARLQAQGSAMAFVQTWVEQKLREQGVTATQLSEAAGRTAAANQIAIANSISSLRFIGAMDWRDYVESQSVVERTLREDPAGMHALQDFSTRDRYRHVIEEVAKGSPRSEPEVARETLSLAKAAAQAFGTGNRTAHVGYYLVDQGHHVLERAVGFRPTLKSRLRATSRQLRLAVYLGSILVLTAMAASVVLASISVPGPDDWRYWLLAVAGVLGVSTLAVSLVNLLVTLFLPPRGLPRMDFSKGIPSAHRTMVIVPTLLSTPQEIDDLLEALEIRYLGNRDRNLFFALLTDYRDAPERTLPGDEELLSHARAAVQALNETYRDDRPCVFYLFHRPRVWNPYEQVWMGFERKRGKLEQFNSVLRGGDVAAFSDIVGDLGVLGSIKYVITLDTDTQLPRDTARTLIGNIAHPLNRPVYDAAKGRIVDGYAILQPRASISLTSAGHSLFTKLFAGESGIDPYSREVSDVYQDLFGEGSFIGKGIYDVDAFRQAVDGRFPENLILSHDLLESGYARSALVTDVDLIEEHPASYAIETSRRHRWIRGDWQLAGWLLPSVLGPPGPDGTKSRRQPNPLTALSVWKIFDNIRRSLVPPSLFALLAGGWLLGPGSPWFWTLLVAGVVFLPDLLRAVIELVRKPDDRNWLVHTALAGRSAGRPLALALLTLTFLPYDALICVDAILRSGLRMLFTRRGLLLWHMPSYARRNARRTLAAFCVEMWAAPLLASALGFAVWTLHPAGLISCAPVLLLWLLSPAVGWWISLPLLPPAQDLTEEQRKFLRASARRTWRFFAEFVGPQDNWLPPDNFQEYPSAVIASRTSPTNMGMSLLSALAAYDFGYIPAGEFLRLAGNTMSTMEKLERYRGHFYNWYDTRTLTPLRPQYVSSVDSGNLAGSLLTLQAGLAELKDHPVLSPRAFHGLQDTVQVLSECAPASRIPELAKKIRLLQDTLQALTRDGLPRTLAAVGIALAEIRRHGEGLASSLPPTALDDELNFWANAFVQQARMIEDDIRTLVADTHTAGDIPGLAELAQGVIDPMQPAGFASQRAAALERLAIIDDMMERCRELAAMDFEFLYDTSRDLLTIGYDVGERRRDPSCYDLLASEARLTSFLLIAQGQIPQKHWFSLGRLLTSHGRDVSLISWSGSMFEYLMPQLVMPSYESTLLEQTCKAAVSRQIEYGRQRGVPWGISESCYNATDVHHVYQYRAFGVPGLGFKRGLGDDLVIAPYASALALMVLPREACRNLQTLASSEFQGAYGFYEAVDYTPSRVLRGKSHAVVRAFMAHHQGMSLLAFEHVLLGQPMQRRFMASPQVRATDLLLQERVPKKGATLHPHAAEVSASARPAAAEADAIMRAFTDPNTPMPEVHLLSNGRYHVMTTNAGGGYSRWHDLAVTRWREDATTDCWGAFIYLRDTDTGRYWSTAHQPTLRKADHYEATFVQGRAEYRRRDQAIETHTEISVSPEDDVEIRRVTLTNMSSRTRRIEVTSYAEVVMAPLNADLSHRAFSNLFVQTEILPDRQAILCTRRPRTPGEQLPLMFHLLAAPGATAGEPSFETDRARFIGRGRSAANPAALDDGSPAMLSNTGGSVLDPIVAIRRIITLAPDESASVQIISGVAGTRDAALTVLEKYADRHFVERAFEMAWFQSQEVLRHLGATEADAQVFGRLATSVIYGSPTRRAAPSVIARNQLGQAGLWRFAISGDLPIVLLRISDLNRIGLVKEVLQAHAYWRMKGLSSDLIILNEDFTSYRAVLQDQIMGFINAGPEAQVLDKPGGVFVRRAEELSEEDRVLFQTVARVVLTDSTESLSEQVERRVLADRAPKRLDPTLRRPPDPVHPLHARERIFCNGLGGFTPDGREYVITMEPGQTTPAPWANVIASPHIGTVVSESGSAYTWVENAHEFRLTTWHNDPLSDTSAEAFYIRDETTGAFWSPSPLPARGRSGYVCRHGFGYSVFEHYESGISSEMHTYVAMDAPVKFVVVKLRNHSKRSRRLSLTGYWELVLGEWRHANLMHVVTETDPHSGAMFARNAYGRECAHRVVFAHVSELARSMTGSRTEFIGRNGSLNNPAAMSRRRLSGKTGASLDPCAAIQARIELAEGQEREIVFIFGAARHTDEAQHFIQRFSGPAGARQALEEVWSHWNRTLGAVHVETPDAALNVMANGWLVYQTLSCRVWGRSGYYQSGGAYGFRDQLQDTMALVHATPWLAREQLIRCAERQFLQGDVQHWWHPPGGQGVRTHFSDDYLWLAYATCRYVLATGDTGVLDEQVHFLEGRELDPNEEAYYDQPQRSTEAASLYEHCVRALRHGLRFGDHHLPLMGCGDWNDGMNLVGHEGKGESVWLAWFLYENLQLFAGLARERGDEIFAETFSRHASLLRNNIEANAWDGGWYRRAYFDDGSPLGSAENEECQIDSISQSWAVISGGGDPLRARQAMDAVDARLVRRDAKLIQLLAPPFDKSDIEPGYIKGYVPGVRENGGQYTHAAIWATTAFAMMGDKKRAWELFDMLSPVNHGSTAEDIERYKVEPYVMCADIYGAAPHTSRGGWTWYTGASGWMYRLSVETLLGLHLEVDSLRIAPCMPDHWDSYRLHYRFRETFYHITVRRVDGKADRVIRVTVDGAVTEDAGPARMEQISGRIRLVDDHQDHHVEVQMA